In one window of Henckelia pumila isolate YLH828 chromosome 1, ASM3356847v2, whole genome shotgun sequence DNA:
- the LOC140885141 gene encoding pentatricopeptide repeat-containing protein At5g66631 produces the protein MNFNSLYIINRFVKKFSLQACHFSGTTRDVNKVDLYLQRAKVIDSIRLCLRSNSPDSSLVNLLSCPGVGSFVVANALRSAPSPESALSLIEALRKVPHFTHTKHTLHALAKILAKSGQTGKLRALVDAMNSGKFVNVFPVSFMDRMRWYAAAGDLDEVINVWEKWRVTLDKHPCTESYNLVMKLFVEKGLDSDAVKLLSRMIEEGALPNCRTYTVIIEHLVRSGYLDSALEIFQMLPLIRIKRTLKQYSTLVDAFAHTDQLETAKILLHEMQADGILPGRAMRLSLQKIKEFGFVDDKEELLLEMMPDQRIKSIGYSVISHEDDIDDEDEGSGSVNQDDVAEFHLKPWLDPAALAGALQQWGPDEVSALQDANFVWTNRLVCKLIRNFNSPETAWLFFCWVTHQPGYVHDVYTISRMITKLAREGCVQLVDQLLFKIKKEDMRLSVSTIRLVIDFYGFSRKGDAALSIFHNAETICGPLSQNSQLVLCSSLLRTLMKCQMNTEAMDILEEMIMHGIFTDLQTFSGLMHHYALQGDMKTVQRLFVMVQQSDLEPDAYMFKILICAYCKCGRAALALRAFEDMKNSGFMTDAASKELLVKSLWKEGKLREAAAVEEVSEDIGDSIPLALPGHLYTVSAADLTRVHKIYSCCFTANEDKI, from the coding sequence ATGAATTTTAACAGCCTGTACATTATAAATAGATTTGTCAAGAAATTTTCCTTGCAAGCATGCCATTTTTCTGGAACTACCCGGGATGTGAACAAGGTAGATTTGTACCTCCAAAGGGCCAAGGTAATTGATTCGATAAGGCTGTGTCTTCGTTCAAACTCACCTGACAGCTCTCTTGTGAACCTTTTAAGCTGTCCTGGAGTGGGTTCTTTTGTGGTAGCCAATGCTCTCCGTTCTGCTCCCTCGCCAGAGTCTGCACTGTCTTTGATTGAGGCTCTTAGAAAAGTTCCACATTTCACCCATACGAAACATACCCTTCATGCATTGGCCAAGATTCTTGCAAAATCTGGCCAAACAGGTAAACTTCGAGCATTGGTTGATGCTATGAATTCAGGAAAGTTCGTTAATGTGTTTCCCGTCAGTTTCATGGATCGCATGAGATGGTATGCGGCTGCAGGTGATCTTGACGAGGTTATCAATGTTTGGGAGAAGTGGAGAGTCACCTTAGATAAGCATCCTTGTACTGAGTCATATAATCTTGTAATGAAGCTTTTTGTTGAGAAGGGTTTGGATTCTGACGCTGTGAAGCTGTTGTCTAGAATGATTGAGGAAGGGGCACTTCCTAATTGCAGAACATATACGGTTATTATAGAGCACCTTGTTAGGTCCGGATATTTGGATTCAGCACTTGAGATTTTTCAGATGCTGCCGCTGATAAGAATCAAGCGTACTTTAAAGCAGTATTCTACTTTAGTGGACGCTTTCGCTCACACTGACCAGTTAGAAACTGCCAAGATTTTGCTTCATGAGATGCAAGCTGATGGTATATTGCCTGGCCGAGCAATGCGATTGTCTTTGCAGAAAATTAAGGAGTTTGGTTTTGTTGATGACAAGGAGGAATTACTTCTGGAAATGATGCCAGATCAGAGGATTAAAAGTATAGGTTATTCAGTAATTAGTCACGAGGATGATATTGATGATGAGGATGAGGGTTCTGGTAGTGTTAATCAGGACGACGTGGCTGAGTTTCACTTGAAACCATGGTTGGACCCAGCTGCTTTGGCAGGTGCCTTGCAGCAATGGGGCCCTGATGAGGTATCTGCATTGCAAGATGCTAACTTTGTGTGGACTAATCGATTAGTCTGCAAGTTAATCAGAAATTTTAATTCACCTGAAACAGCATGGTTGTTCTTCTGTTGGGTTACTCATCAGCCTGGATATGTTCATGATGTTTATACGATATCGAGGATGATTACAAAGTTGGCTCGCGAAGGATGCGTCCAGTTGGTGGATCAACTCTTGTTTAAGATAAAAAAAGAGGATATGAGATTGTCGGTCAGCACAATTAGACTAGTTATTGATTTCTACGGGTTTTCCAGAAAGGGTGATGCTGCTTTAAGCATTTTTCACAATGCTGAGACCATTTGTGGTCCTTTGTCACAAAACAGTCAGCTGGTTCTTTGTTCATCTCTCTTGAGGACATTGATGAAATGTCAGATGAACACTGAAGCCATGGATATACTTGAGGAGATGATTATGCACGGGATTTTCACAGATTTACAGACCTTTTCTGGGTTGATGCATCATTATGCACTTCAAGGAGACATGAAAACAGTGCAACGACTTTTTGTTATGGTACAACAGAGTGACTTGGAGCCTGATGCTTACATGTTCAAGATTCTCATATGTGCTTATTGTAAATGTGGAAGAGCTGCTCTTGCTTTGAGGGCTTTTGAGGACATGAAGAATTCTGGATTTATGACCGATGCTGCCTCCAAAGAATTGCTGGTAAAGAGTTTATGGAAGGAAGGAAAGCTCAGAGAGGCAGCTGCTGTAGAAGAGGTTAGCGAGGATATTGGTGACAGTATTCCGCTAGCTTTGCCTGGGCACTTGTATACTGTTAGTGCAGCAGATCTTACGAGAGTACACAAAATATATTCTTGTTGTTTTACAGCAAATGAGGATAAAATTTGA
- the LOC140874681 gene encoding small ribosomal subunit protein uS19-like, which yields MADVETEVAAGQPKKRTFKKFSFRGVDLDALLDMSTDELVKLFNARARRRFQRGLKRKPMALIKKLRNAKREAPPGEKPTLVRTHLRNMIIVPEMIGSVLGVYNGKTFNPVEIKPEMIGHYLAEFSISYKPVKHGRPGIGATHSSRFIPLK from the exons ATG GCTGACGTCGAGACAGAGGTGGCGGCGGGGCAGCCCAAGAAGAGAACGTTCAAGAAGTTTAGCTTCAGAGGTGTAGATCTGGATGCCCTCCTTGATATGTCGACCGACGAGCTCGTCAAGCTATTCAATGCTCGTGCCAGAAGAAG GTTCCAGAGGGGTCTGAAGAGGAAGCCAATGGCTTTGATCAAGAAGCTGCGCAATGCT AAACGTGAGGCCCCACCAGGTGAGAAACCAACTCTTGTTAGAACCCACCTGCGAAACATGATCATCGTTCCTGAGATGATTGGAAGCGTCCTTGGTGTCTACAATGGCAAAACCTTTAATCCAGTTGAGATCAAACCTGAAATGATTGGCCACTATCTTGCTGAGTTCTCGATCTCATACAAGCCCGTCAAGCACGGAAGACCTGGTATTGGTGCTACACACTCTTCAAGGTTTATTCCTCTCAAGTAA